From the genome of Deinococcus arcticus:
GGGTCATCCCTGAGCCACCGGCCATGTGCCATCTGCCTCTTTTAGCCCATCCGCACGAACATCGGCGGCTTGACGCCCACCATGCGCGCCATGACCCACACCTGGCCCTTGTGGTGGGCTTCGTGGGCAATGATGGCGTCCAGCAGCGCGGCCACGGGCATTTCACGGCCACCGAAGGCGGGCACGCGGCGCGACAGGTCTTCGTCCGACATGGCGCTCATGGCCTGGCTGGCGGCGTCCATGCTCTGCTGCAGGCGCTCGCGGGCCTCGGTCAGGCTCTGGCTGGCCTCGGGCAGGGCGCCCGGCGCCTGACCCTGAATCATGCTCAGCAGGCGGCCCGCGCTGCCCGACAGGTGGTCGGCCTGCCCAATGAAGCTCAGGCCGCCGTCCCAGGCCGCAAAGTGGCCCTGATCTTCGGGCAACTGGCCATACAGGTCCAGCAGGGCGGCGCGGTGGCTTTCAAAATTGCGGGCGTAAATGGCGCTGCGGTTCATGGCCTGCAAGATAGCGGGGCGCGCGCGGCCCCAACTGAAGGCGGCCCTACAACGGGCGGTTTTTTAGGGCGTCCCGGATCTCGGCCAGCAGCTTTTCCTCGTTGCTGGGCTCGGCCACGGCGGGCTTTTCTTCCCGCTTGAAGCGCTCGGTCAGGCGGTTAAGCGGCGTGACCACCAGAAAGTACAGCACGGCCGCCACGATCAGCAGGTTCAGCACGGCCGTCAGAAAGGCGCCGTAGTCGAACACCGCTCCATTCAGCGTAAAGGTGCCCCCGACCTTCGGGCCGCCGCCCGTGATGGCCTTGATCAGCGGGTTGATGAAGCTGCCCGAAAAGGCGGTGACCACACCCGTAAACGCCGCGCCGATGACCACACCGACCGCCAGATCCACCACATTGCCCCGAAGAATGAATTTCTGAAAGCCGCTCAGCATGGCCGCAGTGTGGCATGGGGCGGGCAATAGGCGGCGGGGCGCAGGGAGGAGGCAAGTCCTCTCTGCGCCCCGCCGCCGTGAGGCTGGCTGCTTACGCCTGCGCCGTGTCCTTGACGGCGTGGGCGCTCATGCCCCACTGGTGGCCACTGCTCTGGGCACCTTGCAGGATGACGCGGGCCAGTTCGCCCAGGGTGGCGCCGCCCGCCCGAACGTCCATTTTCAGCTCGGCGCGCAGTTCACCCAGGCTTACGTCGTCCAGCATCAGTTCGGTGCCGTAGCGCAGCGTGGTGGGCGGCACGATCAGCAGGTCAGCCTCGCCCGGTTTGACGGCGTGCCGGAAGCAGCGCCCGGTCAGCAGGCCCGCCACCGTGGTGACCTTGCCGAAAGTCTTGTTTTCCACGGCGCGCACCTCCAGCATCAGGCCCCCAATGGCGCGCAGCGGCTCGACGGCGCGGTCCAGCGACTCGGCAAACAGGGTGCCAGTGCCCAGAATGACCCGCGTGGGCTGCGGCAGCGCGGCGGGCAGTTCGGGCAGGCCCTCGGTCAGGAAGTCGCGGATCATGCCCACGCCGTTTTCCAGCATGGGAAAGCCCTCGTACTCTTCTTCGGTGGGCAGACTTTCCCCGGCCAGCAGGTACAGTTCGTCGCTGGGAAAGACGAAGCGGGTGCCGCGCTCCTGCAGGAACTGCCGCCGCCACACGTTCAGCCGCGCCAGGGTGTCCTGCGCTTCCTCGCGCGAGAAGGTGCGCACATCCGGCAGATTGGTGCGGTGCCCGGTCAGGCCAATGGGCACCACCGCCGCGCTGATCACGTTGGGGCGGCTGCTCAGGTATTCCACGGTGTCGTCCAGATGCTCGCGGTCGTTGCGCCCGGGCACCAGCACAATCTGGGTGTACAGATCAATGCTTTCCAGGCGCTCGATCATGCCGCGAATCTGTACCGCCTGGGGGTCTTTCACCTTCAGCTTCCACCACTTCATCAGGTCCTGGCGCAGGTCCTGGTTCGCCGTGTGCACCGACACGTACAGCGGCGAGAGGTTCTCGTCCAGAATGCGGTTAATGTCGCCTTCGGTCAGGTTGGTCAGCGTGACGAACGAGCCGTACAGGAACGATAGCCGGTAATCGTCGTCCATGATGTACAGGCTCTTGCGAAAGCCGCGCGGCATCTGGTGCACGTAGCAGAAGTCGCACTTGTTGGCGCACTTCTTAATGCCGTCAAACAGCACCTCTTCAAAGTCCAGGCCCGGGTCTTCCCACTCCACCGTGAAGGTAAAGGTGTCGTCCAGACTGGGGGGCGTGGGCAGCATCAGGCGGTGGTGGTCCTGGGCCGTGCCGGGCACGCCAGTCATGACGCGCGGGGCCTCTTTGGGCCGGGCGATTTCCAGCGTGGCTGCGCCCTGCGAGAGCAGGTGGCGGTAGGCCAGCACATCGGTCACGGCCTGACCATTGACCCGCAACAGCACGTCACCGGGCCGCACACCCGCGCGCTCGGCGGCGCTGCCCTTCTCTACACTTTTAATCGGCGCAGGAAAAAGCTGCTCCTGCATCTGCTGTGCTGCCGTCAAAATTCATTCACCCCACTTTCAAGTTGGCGGTGCGACTCTTTCTCCGGCCCCGCACCAAGCACAGCAGCATACCAGGGCACTGGGTCGCGAGGTGTAACGCCGGGCGGGATTGCGGGACGGGGGTGCAGGGGCGTGGGTCGAGAAGTCTAGAGGTCGGGAAGTCGAGGCCACAGACTTTGCTCCTGGGTGAGGAATCCCATTCAGCAGCCAATCAAGCGGCCCCACAAACAAGAGGCCGGGGCGCCGCCCTGCTCGACGCCTCGACCTCTTGACAGCGGCGCAGCCGCCCCGACCCTTTACCCTATCTGCCGCAGCAGATTCACCGTCTCAATCATGGCCAGCACGGCCTCGGCGCCCTTGTTGCCGGCCTTGATGCCGGCGCGGTTGAGGGCCTGCTCCACCGTGTCGGTGGTCAGCACGCCAAAAGCCACCGGCACGCCCGTGTCCAGGCTGGTGTTCAGAATGCCGCTGGCCGCGCCGCCCGCCACGAAGTCGTAGTGGTCGGTGTCGCCCCTGATGACGGCGCCAAGGCAGACCACTGCGTCGTATTTGCCGGATTGCGCCAGCTTGCGGGCCACCAGGGGCACCTCGTAACTGCCGGGGGCGAGGTAATGGTCCAGATGCTCAGTCTTGCCGCCGTGCTGCACAAAGGCCAGTTCAGCGCCTTCCACCAGCCGGTCCACAATCAGGTGGTTCCAGCGGGTGCTGACAACGGCGAATTTCAGGTCGGTGGCGAGGAGGGTGGCTTCAATTCGGTTCATAAGGCTCCTTCGGAGGGGGTGGTGGGAAGTGGGATGTAGGTTGTGGGAAAGGCAGACAGTCACGGCTGTCGTTCAGCCATTTGCCATCTGCTCTGCGCCATCGGCCATCTGCCATTCGCCATCGGCCGCCAGATGCCCCAGCTTCGCCCGTTTGGTCTGCAAATACGCCGTGTTGTGCACGCTCTGGCCCACATGCAGGGGCACGCGCTCCACAACGTTCAGGCCAAAGCCGCCCAGGGCATGCAGCTTGCGGGGGTTGTTGGTCAGAACCCGCAGCTGCCGGGCGCCCAGCAGGTGCAGCATCTGGGCGCCAATCCCAAAGTCACGGGCGTCGGCGGGAAAACCCAGTTGCAGGTTGGCTTCCACGGTGTCGGCGCCGCCGTCCTGCAGCCCGTAGGCACGAATCTTGTTCAGCAGGCCAATGCCCCGGCCCTCCTGGCGCAGGTACACCAGCACGCCCCGGCCTTCCTGGGCGATGGCCCGCATGGCAGCGTCGCGCTGCGGGCCGCAGTCGCAGCGCAGCGAGTGAAAGCCGTCGCCAGTCAGGCATTCGCTGTGCACCCGGACAAGCAGCGGCGCCGGGCCGACCTCGCCCATCACCAGGGCCACGTGCTCGGCACCGCTGAGCGAATCCTCGAAGCCCACCAGACGAAACTCGCCGTACGCGGTGGGCAACCTCGCCTCGGCCACCAGACGCATAAACGGGTCGTGTTCCAGACGGTAGGCGATCAGCGCCTCAATGCTGCCCACCTTCAGGCCGTGTTTCTGGCCGTAAGTCAGCAGGTCGGGCAGGCGGCTCATCTCGCCGTCGTCGCCCATGATCTCGCAGATGACGCCCAGCGGAGGAAACCCGGCCAGGCGCGCCAGGTCACAGCCCGCCTCGGTGTGCCCGGCGCGGCGCAGCACCCCACCGGGGCGGGCCACCAGGGGAAAGATGTGCCCTGGGCGGCGAAAATCGGCGGGCTGCGCGCCCTCATCCAGCAGGGCCGCCACCGTCGCGGCGCGGTCATAGGCGCTGATGCCGGTGGAATTGCTGACGTGGTCCACGCTGACGGTAAACGCCGTGCCGTTGGGGTCGGTGCTGCTGCCCACCATGGGCGTCAGCTCTAGAGCGCGGGCCCGGTCCGGGGGAAGGGTTACGCAGATCAGCCCCCGGCCCTCGCGGGCCATGAAGTTGATCCATTCGGGCGTGGCAGTGGCGGCGGGCATCAGCAGGTCGCCCTCGTTCTCGCGGCCCTCGTCGTCCACCAGAATCACGGGGCGCCCGGCGCGCAGCTCGGCCAGCAGTTCGGGAATGAGGGCAAGGGTCATGGCTGCGCCCCGTCAAGGGTTGAGGAGTCTAAGGGTCTAAGGGGGTCTTTCTTAGACCCTCCGGCCCTTTGACCTTTTGACCCGCCGAAGGCGAGCAGCCGCTCCACATACTTCGCCAGCTGGTCGGCTTCGAGATTGACCCGCGTGCCGGGCGTCCAGGTATGGAGGGTGGTGACCTCCAGCGTGTGGGGCACCAGCCAGAGGGTGAATTCGTCAGCGCGCAGGTCGGCGCGGCTGCCGGCTGGGCCACCCACGTCCACCACGGTGAGGCTCACGCCGTCAGCAGTCACGCTGCCCTTGGGCACCAGATAGCGGGCGAGGTGGGGCGGCGCGCGCAGGGTCATGGTGTAGGCGCCGGGCTGGGCGTCCACGCGCCGCACCTCGGCCACGCCGTCTACATGCCCGCTGACGATGTGGCCGCCAAAGCGCGCCCCAGCAGTCATGGCGCGTTCCAGGTTCACGTGGGCGCCCTCCCCCCAGTGCGGCGCCGTTTTCGCCAGCGTTTCGCGGCTGAGGTCCACGGTAAAGCCCGCCGCGTCCCAGCTCGTGACGGTCAGACAGGCACCGCCCACGGCGATGCTCTCGCCCAGGTGCAGCTCAGGCCACATCCGGGCAGGCTGGATGGTGACGGTCAGGTGGCCGCTGTGGTCTTCGGTGCGGGCAATGCGCCCCACCTGTTCAATAATGCCGGTAAACATGGTTGACCTCGGCAGGACAGCAGGGCTCTGTGCCTGCTGTCCTGCAGCACCTCTCCTCACCGGAGAGGAGAGAGAGCTACAGCCGGGGAATCTCGCTCAGCAGACCCGTGACCAGCACATCCGGGCCCAGCGCTTCCACCGTCACGTCGCGCAGCGGCTGGGCGGCGGGCATAGGCCGGGCTGGGGCCATCAGGGGCGAGAGGCCCGCACCCAGCAGCTTGGGGGCGATGAAGGCGCGCACCTCGTCCACCAGACCGTCCTCCAGAAAGGCCGACAACAGGGTCGGGCCGCCTTCCAGCAGCAGGCTGGAGACGCCCAGGCTGCCCAGAGCGGTGAGCGCGTCAGGCAGTGTCTCTGCCCGCAGCACCGTGACGCCCGCGGCCTCATGGGCGCTGGCGTTCGCGTCCGGGGTAGTCACCAGCACAGCGCCTTGCCGCCACAACCGCGCCTGAACGTCCGATCTGGCTTGCCGGTCAAACACCACGGGGCGGGGGTCGCGGCCTCCCGGCACGCCCCGTGTGGTCATGGCCGGGTTATCCAGGGCCACGGTGCCGCTGCCCACCGCAATGGCGTCCAGTTCGTTGCGCCAGGCCATGACACGCTCACGGGCAGCCCCGCTGCTGACCGCGCCGCCCCCCTCGCCCGGCGCGGCCACCTTGCCGTCCAGGGTCATGGCGTATTTGGCAACCACCCAGGGGCGGCCCCGGGTGATCAGCGAGCGGAACCCCGCCTGCTGGCGCAGGGCCCCGGTTTCCCGCACGCCCACCACGACCTCCAGGCCAGCGGCGCGCAGCCCGGCCACGCCCTGCCCGGCCACCTGCGGGTTGGGGTCCAGGGCAGCCACCACCACGCGGCGTACCCCAGCGGCAATCAGGGCGTCCATACAGGGCGGGGTGCGGCCGTGGTGGCGGCACGGCTCCAGCGTCACATACGCGGTGGCCCCTCGCGCGGCCTCCCCCGCTTCGCGCAGAGCAAACACCTCGGCGTGGGGCTCGCCTGCTGCCGGGTGGAAGCCGCTGCCCACCACCTCACCTTCCCGCACCAGCACACAGCCCACCGGCGGATTGGGGGCGGTGCGGCCCAGACCTCTGGCCGCCTGGGCCAGCGCCAGGGCCATGAACCGCATGTCATGCGGCAAGGGCGTCTCCAGCCCGGGGGGCGGAGCATGTTCATTCACCATACGTTGTCGCTGCCCGCCGGGGTCGGCGGGTGCAGCGGTCCTCCTTCTCTCATCCGGACTGGATGGCGGGAGGCGGCGGCGCTGGCCGTGGCCTCAGGTCTGGGGGCGGCCCCAGACCTTTCCTGCCGCGCCCTGCGCGTCTCTCTTCGCCATGACACCGTCGGCCCCAGACTCACACCGGGTCGGGCCTGCGCGTGGTGCAGTTTGCGCAGGCTTCGCGGGCTGAGGCCCGGGGCCTGTGCAGCGCCCGCGCCATCACCGCCGGTAGGGATTCACACCCTGCCCCGAAGGAAGCGGCCCGCCCGAACAGCGGGCCAGGGTTGAGGCTAGCACCCCCCCTGGCCCCACTGTCTGTACGGTGCAGACACATCTGGGGAGATCCATCGGGGCGGCGGCAGACCACTACAACCGCGCTGAGGATGGGCCGCACCAGGCCCTGAGGGCCTTACCGGGGCAGCACGCTCGACCCCATCAGGGCCTCGTCAATGGCCCGTGCGGCCTGCCGCCCCTCGCGGATGGCCCACACCACCAGGCTCTGGCCCCGGCGCATGTCGCCAGCGGCGTACACGCCCGGCACGTTGGTCACGTACCCCCCAGCTTCATCGGTGCCGGCGTGGGCGTTGCCACGCGCGTCCCTGTCCACCCCAAAGGCCTCCATGACGCTGCCCACAGGGCTGACAAAGCCCATGGCCAGCAGCACGAGGTCGGCCCTGTACACGGTCTCGCTGCCCTCAATCTCTTGCAACTGACCGTCACGCATTTCCAGGCGCACGGTTTTGACACCTGTGACCTTGCCGCCCTTGCCGATAAATTCCTTGGTGGCAATGGCGAACTCGCGCACGGCGCCTTCCTCGTGGCTGGTGCTGGTGCGCAGTTTGAGGGGCCAGTAGGGCCACACCAGGGGCTTGTTCTCGTGTTCAGGGGGCTGGGGCATCACTTCAAACTGGGTGACCGAAGCGGCGCCGTGGCGGTTGCTGGTGCCCACACAGTCGCTGCCGGTGTCGCCGCCACCAATGACGATGACGTGCTTGCCCTCGGCCCGCAGCTGCTTTTTCAGCTTGTCGCCTGCGGTGACGCGGTTTTGCTGCGGTAGAAACTCCATGGCAAAGTGAACGCCGTCCAGCTCGCGCCCCGGCACCGGCAGGTCGCGCGGCTGCTCGGCGCCGCCCGCCAGCAGCACGGCGTCAAAGTCGGCGCGTAGCGCCTCGGGGCTCACGGTCTGCTTGCTGAGGTTGGTCACGCGGCTGCCGTCCGGCCACGCGCCCACCAGCACGCCCGTGCGGAAGGTTACACCCTCGGCCTCCATCTGCGCGGTGCGGCGGTCAATGTGGTGCTTGTCCAGCTTGAAGTCCGGAATGCCGTAGCGCAGCAGGCCGCCCACGCGGTCGTTCTTCTCGAACACCGTGACCGCGTGCCCGGCGCGCGCCAGCTGCTGCGCGGCAGCCAGCCCCGCGGGGCCAGAACCAATGACAGCCACCGCCTTTCCGGTCCTCACGGCGGGCGGCTGCGGCTGCACCCAGCCTTCCTGCCACGCCCGCTCAATAATGGCCAGTTCGATGGACTTGATGCCCACCGCGTCGTCACTGATGTTCAGGGTGCAGGCGGCCTCGCAGGGCGCGGGGCAGATACGGCCCGTGAATTCGGGGAAATTGTTTGTGGAGTGCAGGGTGTCAATGGCGCTGCGCCAGTCGTCCTGGTACACGAGGTTATTGAAGTCGGGAATGATGTTGTTGACCGGGCAGCCACTCGTGCAAAACGGAATCCCGCAGTCCATGCAGCGCGTGGCCTGAAGGCGCGCAGGCCCCGCCGCCAGCGGCAAAAGAAACTCGTGGTAGTGCTTGAGGCGCGCGTCAACAGGCGCGTACTGGTCTTTCACGCGCGGCTGCTCTAGAAATCCGGTGATTTTGGACATGGAGTCCTCCGTGGAATGCGGCGTGACGCCTTTGCCATCTGCCATAGGCCCTGAGCCCTCTGCGTCATTTCGTCAGCGTGCCCTGCCCGGCCACTGACCGCGCGGGCTGGCCCGTCTGCATGGAGGTCGTGCCTCCGGCCTGCACGGTGCTCGCTGCCTGGGCGCCCCGCTCCTGCAAGGCACGTGCATATTCATGCGGCAACACCTTGATAAACCGCTTCAGGGCGCTCTCCCAGTCGTCCAGAAGCTCCGAGGCCCGCTGCGAGCCTGTCCACTTGTGGTGGCTTTCCAGCAGGGTGCGGATGTGGGCCTCATCGCTCTGGCCGCCGTGCAGCACGACGGTCGTCTGGGCCAGTTGTTCGGTTTCGGGCACCACCGGATGCAGGCCCACCATGCTGAGGTTGCAGCGCTGAGCGAACTTGCCGTCCACGTCGTACACGTAGGCCACGCCGCCACTCATGCCCGCGGCAAAGTTGCGCCCGGTCTGGCCCAGCACCACCACGGTGCCGCCCGTCATGTATTCGCAGCCATGGTCCCCGGTGCCTTCCACCACCGCCGAGGCGCCACTGAGGCGCACGCCAAAGCGTTCGCCCGCCACCCCCCGGAAAAACGCCTCGCCGCTGGTGGCGCCGTACAGCACCGTGTTGCCCACAATGATGTTCTCCTCGGCCTTGCCCCGGAATTCAATGCTGGGCCGCACCACCACGCGCCCGCCAGACAGGCCCTTGCCGGTGTAGTCGTTGGCGTCACCAATCAGGTACAGGGTCAAGCCCGGGGCCAGGAAGGCGCCGAAGGACTGGCCGCCTGTGCCCTCCATCTGCACGAACACCGTGTTGTCCGGCAGGCCCTCAGGGCGCACGCGCACCAGCTGGCCGGACAGCATCGCCCCCACGCTGCGGTTGACGTTGCGGGCGTCCTGCAGAAAATGCACCTTCTCGCCGCGTTCAAAGGCGGGGCGGCACTTCTCAATCAGGCTCAGGTCCAGGGCGCCTTCCAGACCGTGTTCCTGGGCGTGCAGGTGGCGCGTGCCGACCTCGGCGGGCACCTCGGGGCGGTAGAACACCCGGCTGAAGTCCAGCCCCTGCGCCTTCCAGTGCTCAATTCCCTTGCGGGTATCCAGCAGGTCGCTGCGGCCAATCAGGTCGTCGAAGGTGCGGATGCCCAGCGAGGCCATCAGGGCGCGCACCTCCTCGGCCACAAAGAAGAAGTAGTTGATGACGTGCTCGGGCTTACCGGTAAATTTGGCCCGCAGCACGGGGTCCTGGGTGGCCACCCCCACGGGGCAGGTGTTCAGGTGACACTTGCGCATCATGATGCAGCCCTGCGCCACCAGCGGCGCGGTGGCAAAGCCGAACTCGTCGGCGCCCAGCAGGGCGGCCACCACCACATCGCGGCCCGTTTTCAGTTGTCCGTCGGTCTGCACGCGCACCCGGTCACGCAGGCGGTTGAGCACCAGCGTCTGCTGCGCCTCGGCCAGCCCCAGTTCCCAGGGCGACCCGGCGTGCTTAATCGAGCTCCAGGGGCTGGCCCCGGTACCGCCGTCATGCCCAGCAATCACGATGTGGTCGGCCTTGCACTTGGCCACGCCAGCGGCGACCGTTCCCACCCCCACCTCGGACACCAGCTTCACCGAGATATCGGCGCGCGGATTGACGTTCTTGAGGTCGTGAATAAGCTGCTTGAGGTCCTCAATCGAGTAGATGTCGTGGTGCGGCGGCGGGCTGATGAGGCCCACGCCGGGCACGCTATGGCGCAGAAAGCCGATGTAGTCGCTGACCTTGCCGCCGGGCAGCTGCCCACCCTCGCCGGGCTTGGCCCCCTGCGCCATCTTGATCTGAATCTGGTCCGCCGAGGCCAGGTACGTGGTCGTGACCCCGAAGCGACCAGACGCCACCTGCTTGATCTTGCTTCGCAGGCTGTCGCCAGCTTTCAGCGGGTAGTCCACTTCCACGCGGCCCTCGCCCAGCAGGCTGGCCAGCGTATGGCCTTCTCCCAGTGTCTCGCCGCGCATCTCGCGCTCGTAGCGGGCGGGGTCCTCGCCGCCCTCACCGGTGTTGCTCTTGCCGCCAATGCGGTTCATGGCGACCGCCAGGGTGGTGTGGGCCTCGGTGGAGATGGACCCCAGGCTCATGGCCCCGGTGGCAAAGCGCTTGACGATTTCGCTCGCTGGCTCGACCTCTTCCAATGGCACGGGCGTCACGCCTTCAGTCTTGAATTCGAACAGGCCGCGCAGGGTCATGTGGCGCCTGCTCTGGTCGTTGATCAGACGAGCGTATTCCTCGTAGGTGCTGTGAGAGCCGCTGCGCACGGCGTGTTGCAGTTTGGCCACCGAATCCGGGGTCCACAGGTGGTCCTCGCCGCGCACGCGCCAGGCGTATTCACCACCCGCGTCCAGACTGTGGGCCAGCGTGGGATCCTCACTGAACGCCGAGCGGTGGTTGCGAATCGCTTCTTCCGCCACCTCAAAGATGCCGATGCCACTCACCTGCGTTGGCGTGCCGTAGAAGTACTTACCCACAAACTCCTGCTTCAGGCCAATCGCTTCAAACAGCTGGGCGCCGCAGTAGCTCATGTAGGTGCTCACGCCCATCTTGGACATGATCTTGCTCAGGCCCTTGCCAATCGCCCCAATGTAGTTGCGAATGGCCTTGTGGGCGTCCACCCCGGCCAGGCTGGGCATGCCGGGCACGTCGGTGTGCAGGTTGATCAGGGTTTCCAGGGCCAGATACGGGTGCACGGCCTCGGCGCCGTAGCCCGCCAACGCGGCAAAGTGATGCACCTCGCGGGCGTCGCCGGTTTCTACAACCAGCCCCGTCTTCATGCGCAGGCCCGCTTTCACGAGGTGGTGATGGACGCTACTCAGCGCCAGCAGCGAGGGAATCGCCACCCGGTCGCGGTCCAGGCGGCGGTCAGTCACGATGATGATGTTGTGGCCGTTTTCCAGGGCGTCCACCGCGCGGGCGTTGATGGTGGCCAGTTTGGCCTCAATGCCGCGCGGGCCCCAGTCGGCGGGGTAGGTGATGTCCAGCTCATAGGCCTTGAACTTGCCGCGCGTGTGCTCGCCAATGTTGCGCAGGCGGGCCATGTCGTCGAAATCCAGAATGGGCTGCTCGACTTCCAGGCGCAGCTGGGGGTTGACGGCGTTCACGTCCAGCAGGTTGGGGCGCGGCCCCACGAACGACACCAGGCTCATGACCACCGCTTCGCGGATGGGGTCAATAGGCGGGTTGGTCACCTGGGCAAACAGCTGCTTGAAGTAGTTGTACAGCGGCTTGTTCTTACCCGACAGCACGGCCAGCGGGCTGTCGTTGCCCATGGAGCCAATGCCTTCCTCGCCCCTGGCCGCCATCGGCCCCATCAGAAACTTCAGGTCCTCCTGGGTGTAGCCAAAGGCCTGCTGGCGGTCCAGCAGAGACTCGCGGAACTGGCCCACGGTGCCGGTTTCCTCGGAATCGTCCAGGCGGAAGCGGGTGTTCTCCACCCACTGCGCGTAGGGCCGGGCCGAGGCAAACTGCGATTTCAGTTCGTCGTCTTCAATAATCCGGCCCTGTTCCAGGTCAATCAGGAACATACGGCCCGGTTGCAGGCGCCACTTCTTGACAATCCGGCTTTCCGGAATGGGCAGCACGCCCGATTCCGAGGCCAGAATGACGAGGTCGTCGCGGGTCTGCACGTAGCGCGCCGGGCGCAGGCCGTTGCGGTCCAGGGTGGCGCCTACCTGCCGCCCGTCGGTAAACACCATGGCGGCGGGGCCGTCCCAGGGCTCCATCATGGAGGCGTGGTACTCGTAGAACGCGCGGCGGCGCGGGTCCAGCTGCGCGTTGCCCTCCCAGGCCTCGGGAATCATCATCATGGCGGCGTGCGCCATGGGGTAGCCCGCCAGGGTCAGCAGTTCCAGGGCGTTGTCGAAGGTGGCGGTATCACTCTCGCCTTCAAAGGAAATCGGGTAGAGCTTCTTCAGGTCGTCGCCCAGCACCGGGGACACCATGATGCCCTCACGGGCGCGCATCCAGTTGAAGTTGCCCTTGACGGTGTTGATCTCGCCGTTGTGCGCCACCATGCGGTAGGGGTGGGCCAGCGGCCATTCAGGAAAGGTGTTGGTGGAAAAGCGCTGGTGCACCAGGGCCAGGGCCGACGTGACCGAGGGGTCCTGTAGGTCCAGGTAATACTCCCCCACCTGATTGGCCAGCAGCAGGCCCTTGTAAATGACCGTGCGGCACGACATGGAGGGCACGTAGTATTCCGCCCCGTGGGTGAAGTTCAGCGCGCGAATGGCGTTGCTGGCCCGGCGGCGAATGACATACAGCTTGCGCTCCAGCGCGTCCGGCACCAGGGTGTCGGGCCCCGCGCCAATAAACACCTGCCGGATGACAGGTTCTTTCTCGCGCACGGTGGGGCTCATGGGCATATCAGCGCTCACCGGCACGTCGCGCCAGCCCAGCACCAGTTGCCCCTCGGCGCGGATGGCGCGTTCCAGTTCCTGCTCGCACGCCCGGCGCGAGGCGATTTCCTTGGGCAGGAAGATCATGCCCACGCCGTAATCGCCGGGGGGCGGCAGCGTCACGTTCTGCCCCGCCATCTCGGCGCGGTAAAAC
Proteins encoded in this window:
- a CDS encoding DinB family protein, translating into MNRSAIYARNFESHRAALLDLYGQLPEDQGHFAAWDGGLSFIGQADHLSGSAGRLLSMIQGQAPGALPEASQSLTEARERLQQSMDAASQAMSAMSDEDLSRRVPAFGGREMPVAALLDAIIAHEAHHKGQVWVMARMVGVKPPMFVRMG
- the mscL gene encoding large conductance mechanosensitive channel protein MscL, producing the protein MLSGFQKFILRGNVVDLAVGVVIGAAFTGVVTAFSGSFINPLIKAITGGGPKVGGTFTLNGAVFDYGAFLTAVLNLLIVAAVLYFLVVTPLNRLTERFKREEKPAVAEPSNEEKLLAEIRDALKNRPL
- a CDS encoding DUF512 domain-containing protein produces the protein MQEQLFPAPIKSVEKGSAAERAGVRPGDVLLRVNGQAVTDVLAYRHLLSQGAATLEIARPKEAPRVMTGVPGTAQDHHRLMLPTPPSLDDTFTFTVEWEDPGLDFEEVLFDGIKKCANKCDFCYVHQMPRGFRKSLYIMDDDYRLSFLYGSFVTLTNLTEGDINRILDENLSPLYVSVHTANQDLRQDLMKWWKLKVKDPQAVQIRGMIERLESIDLYTQIVLVPGRNDREHLDDTVEYLSSRPNVISAAVVPIGLTGHRTNLPDVRTFSREEAQDTLARLNVWRRQFLQERGTRFVFPSDELYLLAGESLPTEEEYEGFPMLENGVGMIRDFLTEGLPELPAALPQPTRVILGTGTLFAESLDRAVEPLRAIGGLMLEVRAVENKTFGKVTTVAGLLTGRCFRHAVKPGEADLLIVPPTTLRYGTELMLDDVSLGELRAELKMDVRAGGATLGELARVILQGAQSSGHQWGMSAHAVKDTAQA
- the ribH gene encoding 6,7-dimethyl-8-ribityllumazine synthase, producing the protein MNRIEATLLATDLKFAVVSTRWNHLIVDRLVEGAELAFVQHGGKTEHLDHYLAPGSYEVPLVARKLAQSGKYDAVVCLGAVIRGDTDHYDFVAGGAASGILNTSLDTGVPVAFGVLTTDTVEQALNRAGIKAGNKGAEAVLAMIETVNLLRQIG
- the ribA gene encoding GTP cyclohydrolase II, with product MTLALIPELLAELRAGRPVILVDDEGRENEGDLLMPAATATPEWINFMAREGRGLICVTLPPDRARALELTPMVGSSTDPNGTAFTVSVDHVSNSTGISAYDRAATVAALLDEGAQPADFRRPGHIFPLVARPGGVLRRAGHTEAGCDLARLAGFPPLGVICEIMGDDGEMSRLPDLLTYGQKHGLKVGSIEALIAYRLEHDPFMRLVAEARLPTAYGEFRLVGFEDSLSGAEHVALVMGEVGPAPLLVRVHSECLTGDGFHSLRCDCGPQRDAAMRAIAQEGRGVLVYLRQEGRGIGLLNKIRAYGLQDGGADTVEANLQLGFPADARDFGIGAQMLHLLGARQLRVLTNNPRKLHALGGFGLNVVERVPLHVGQSVHNTAYLQTKRAKLGHLAADGEWQMADGAEQMANG
- a CDS encoding riboflavin synthase, with the translated sequence MFTGIIEQVGRIARTEDHSGHLTVTIQPARMWPELHLGESIAVGGACLTVTSWDAAGFTVDLSRETLAKTAPHWGEGAHVNLERAMTAGARFGGHIVSGHVDGVAEVRRVDAQPGAYTMTLRAPPHLARYLVPKGSVTADGVSLTVVDVGGPAGSRADLRADEFTLWLVPHTLEVTTLHTWTPGTRVNLEADQLAKYVERLLAFGGSKGQRAGGSKKDPLRPLDSSTLDGAQP
- the ribD gene encoding bifunctional diaminohydroxyphosphoribosylaminopyrimidine deaminase/5-amino-6-(5-phosphoribosylamino)uracil reductase RibD; the encoded protein is MRFMALALAQAARGLGRTAPNPPVGCVLVREGEVVGSGFHPAAGEPHAEVFALREAGEAARGATAYVTLEPCRHHGRTPPCMDALIAAGVRRVVVAALDPNPQVAGQGVAGLRAAGLEVVVGVRETGALRQQAGFRSLITRGRPWVVAKYAMTLDGKVAAPGEGGGAVSSGAARERVMAWRNELDAIAVGSGTVALDNPAMTTRGVPGGRDPRPVVFDRQARSDVQARLWRQGAVLVTTPDANASAHEAAGVTVLRAETLPDALTALGSLGVSSLLLEGGPTLLSAFLEDGLVDEVRAFIAPKLLGAGLSPLMAPARPMPAAQPLRDVTVEALGPDVLVTGLLSEIPRL
- a CDS encoding glutamate synthase subunit beta, translated to MSKITGFLEQPRVKDQYAPVDARLKHYHEFLLPLAAGPARLQATRCMDCGIPFCTSGCPVNNIIPDFNNLVYQDDWRSAIDTLHSTNNFPEFTGRICPAPCEAACTLNISDDAVGIKSIELAIIERAWQEGWVQPQPPAVRTGKAVAVIGSGPAGLAAAQQLARAGHAVTVFEKNDRVGGLLRYGIPDFKLDKHHIDRRTAQMEAEGVTFRTGVLVGAWPDGSRVTNLSKQTVSPEALRADFDAVLLAGGAEQPRDLPVPGRELDGVHFAMEFLPQQNRVTAGDKLKKQLRAEGKHVIVIGGGDTGSDCVGTSNRHGAASVTQFEVMPQPPEHENKPLVWPYWPLKLRTSTSHEEGAVREFAIATKEFIGKGGKVTGVKTVRLEMRDGQLQEIEGSETVYRADLVLLAMGFVSPVGSVMEAFGVDRDARGNAHAGTDEAGGYVTNVPGVYAAGDMRRGQSLVVWAIREGRQAARAIDEALMGSSVLPR